Below is a window of Synechococcus sp. RSCCF101 DNA.
TCCCCGGCGTCGGCTGCGGAACCAGCCCGGGTGTCATCCCAGGCGTCATGTCCGGCACCAGGCCCGGCGTCATGCCAGGCGTCAGCTCCGGCACCATCCCCGGCGTCGGCTGCGGAACCAGCCCGGGTGTCATCCCAGGCGTCATGTCCGGCACCAGGCCCGGCGTCATGCCAGGCGTCAGCTCAGGCACCATCCCCGGCGTCGGCTGCGGAACCAGCCCGGGTGTCATCCCAGGCGTCATGTCCGGCACCAGACCAGGCGTCATGCCAGGTGTCAGCTCAGGCACCATCCCCGGCGTCGGCTGCGGAACCAGCCCGGGTGTCATCCCCGGCGTCATGTCCGGCACCAGGCCCGGCGTCATGCCAGGCGTCAGCTCAGGCACCATCCCCGGCGTCGGCTGCGGAACCAGCCCGGGTGTCATCCCGGGCGTCATGTCCGGCACCAGGCCCGGCGTCATGCCAGGCGTCAGCTCCGGCACCATCCCCGGCGTCGGCTGCGGAACCAGCCCGGGTGTCATCCCCGGCGTCATGTCCGGCACCAGGCCAGGCGTCATGCCCGGTGTCAGCTCCGGCACCATCCCCGGCGTCGGCTGCGGAACCAGCCCGGGTGTCATCCCGGGCGTCATGTCCGGCACCAGACCCGGCGTCATGCCAGGCGTCAGCTCCGGCACCATCCCCGGCGTCGGCTGCGGAACCAGCCCGGGTGTCATCCCCGGCGTCATGTCCGGCACCAGGCCCGGCGTCATGCCCGGTGTCAGCTCCGGCACCATCCCCGGCGTCGGCTGCGGAACCAGCCCGGGTGTCATCCCAGGCGTCATGTCCGGCACCAGGCCCGGCGTCATGCCAGGCGTCAGCTCAGGCACCATCCCCGGCGTCGGCTGCGGAACCAGCCCGGGTGTCATCCCAGGCGTCATGTCCGGCACCAGGCCAGGCGTCATGCCAGGCGTCAGCTCAGGCACCATCCCCGGCGTCGGCTGCGGAACCAGCCCGGGCGTCATCCCGGGCGTCATGTCCGGCACCAGACCCGGCGTCATGCCAGGCGTCAGCTCAGGCACCATCCCCGGCGTCGGCTGCGGAACCAGCCCGGGTGTCATCCCGGGCGTCATGTCCGGCACCAGGCCAGGCGTCATGCCAGGCGTCAGCTCAGGCACCATCCCCGGCGTCGGCTGCGGAACCAGCCCGGGTGTCATCCCGGGCGTCATGTCCGGCACCAGACCCGGCGTCATGCCCGGTGTCAGCTCCGGCACCATCCCCGGCGTCGGCTGCGGAACCAGCCCGGGTGTCATCCCAGGCGTCATGTCCGGCACCAGACCCGGCGTCATGCCAGGTGTCAGCTCCGGCACCATCCCCGGCGTCGGCTGCGGAACCAGCCCGGGTGTCATCCCGGGCGTCATGTCCGGCACCAGACCCGGCGTCATGCCCGGTGTCAGCTCCGGCACCATCCCCGGCGTCGGCTGCGGAACCAGCCCGGGTGTCATCCCAGGCGTCATGTCCGGCACCAGGCCAGGCGTCATGCCCGGTGTCAGCTCAGGCACCATCCCCGGCGTCGGCTGCGGAACCAGCCCGGGTGTCATCCCGGGCGTCATGTCCGGCACCAGGCCAGGCGTCATGCCCGGTGTCAGCTCAGGCACCATCCCCGGCGTCGGCTGCGGAACCAGCCCGGGTGTCATCCCCGGGGTCATGTCCGGCACCAGGCCAGGCGTCATGCCAGGTGTCAGCTCCGGCACCATCCCCGGCGTCGGCTGCGGAACCAGCCCGGGTGTCATCCCGGGCCTCATGTCCGGCACCAGGCCCGGCGTCATGCCCGGTGTCAGCTCCGGCACCATCCCCGGCGTCGGCTGCGGAACCAGCCCGGGTGTCATCCCAGGCGTCATGTCCGGCACCAGGCCCGGCGTCATGCCAGGCGTCAGCTCAGGCACCATCCCCGGCGTCGGCTGCGGAACCAGCCCGGGTGTCATCCCAGGCCTCATGTCCGGCACCAGGCCAGGCGTCATGCCCGGTGTCAGCTCCGGCACCATCCCCGGCGTCGGCTGCGGAACCAGCCCGGGTGTCATCCCCGGGGTCATGTCCGGCACCAGACCAGGCGTCATGCCAGGTGTCAGCTCCGGCACCATCCCCGGCGTCGGCTGCGGAACCAGCCCGGGTGTCATCCCAGGCGTCATGTCCGGCACCAGGCCAGGCGTCATGCCAGGCGTCAGCTCCGGCACCATCCCCGGCGTCGGCTGGGGAACCAGCCCGGGTGTCATCCCAGGCGTCATCTCCGGCACCAGGCCAGGCGTCATGCCAGGTGTCAGCTCCGGCACCATCCCCGGCGTCGGCTGGGGAACCAGCCCGGGTGTCATCCCAGGCGTCATCTCCGGCACCAGGCCCGGCGTCATGCCAGGCGTCAGCTCAGGCACCATCCCCGGCGTCGGCTGCGGAACCAGCCCGGGCGTCGCCTGCTCAGGCGTGCCCGGCGAGGGTTGGGGGTCGGCCTCTGGCGAGCCGGTCAGTCCGGAGGTCTGAGCATCGGCCGGTGCCGCCGTGGCATGCGGAATCTGAAAACCACCGAGAGCGGCGGCCTCCGTCGCCGCAGCCAGGCCAGCTCCATGGAGCCCAACCAGCTCTGGAGAGTCCGGGAAAGCCTGCGGCTGATCGTTGGGTGCAGCTCCGGGGTCCCTGGTCAGCTCAGGCTCGCGAAGCTGGGGCAACGGCTCGGTGCCCACGTGGTCCCGCACCAGGTCCACGTCGTCGCCGCCGTCCCAGCCCGCTGGTGATGCGCTGGGAGGAACGTCCGGCTCCTGGCTGACGGCCCCCTCATCCACCGAGCTGGTGGCGGGGTCGTACTGCTCCCGGTCGCCCGCATGAAGGTTGGACAACCGGTCCAGACGGCGTCTGATGCGTCCCAGCAGGCTGTTGTCAGCGTCGGAAGACATGGGCGGCAGCGGCGCTGTGGAATCCGGAGGAGGCGCATCTCAAAGCGTAATGACGCTGCCGATCCGCAACAGGGCAACAGTCCGGACTTGTCATGGTGATGAATGAGCGTGAGAACCGACACCACGAGGGTGCCGATCACTGCAGACTGGACAATGCATCAGGGGCAGCAAGACAAGCGATGATGAGCATCGTCATCTCAAGCCTGAACGAAGGGGTTCAGCTTGAGAACACCGTTCGATCGCTGCTACGCTCAGCCAACCCGACGGAGGACTCGAGATCATCCTGGTGGACGATGGTTCGAGCGACGCCAGCTTCGCCTTCCTGAAGACAAGGGGTTGGACTGATTCAGCCAATGGCACGCGAATCACTCATCTCCGACATGAGACGACGCAGGGCATCTCACGCTCCAGACGCCTCGGTGCCAGCAGGAGTTGTGGCGACACGCTGGTGTTCATGGATGCCCATCTCAGCTTCCCCCAGCCAGACCTGCTGAACAACGTTCACAGAGTGCTGACCAGCGGTGACTGCGACCTTCTGGGCATTGACTGCGCCGACAGCAGCTCAGGCATCAGCACTGCGGGATTCATCTACACCAGCCAGCACATCTGCCACCAGGCCATGGCCTGGCTGAGGGCAGCGGATGGCCCGCTGGAGGGCGTGAGTGTTCCGTTTGTGAATGGCGGCTTCTTCGCGATTCGAAGAGCCTGCTACGACGCGCTGCAGGGATTTCCTGACTTCATCGAGGGCTGGGGGCACGAAGACCGGTTCCTGAGCACCGTCGCCCACTATCGGGGCTTCCGGGTCCGGAGTTATCAGCAGCTGCAGGTCTGGCATCCCTACAAGACCACGGCCCGCGGGACAGCCGCGCAGCCAGCCGCAGCGGTGAATTCCGCGGAACGGATGCTGATGAACAGCCTGCGCTGCGGCTACATCCTCTACGACGACACCACGTTCGAGCTGGTCTGTGAACAGCTCTCGGCCGACTACGGGCCAGCGGCACTGAACGGAGGGCTGAGCCGACTGGAACACGAGAAGGCGGCCCTGGATGAGCACCTCAGCGCCATCGGCCTGACCCCCTGCGAGAGAAACAGGCAGATGGCGCTGTTCTTCGAGCGCTATCGGCCCTGGCTACCGATGGTGGATGAGGCCCTACTGCAACAGGCCCGCCAGCTGGACCCACAGGCGGGCCTGCCGCTGGTGCAGGCTCTGCCTCACGTGCTCCCCTCTCTGCGACCACCGGAGAGCACGGACTACAGCGTGGCGCGGCTGTTCGTTGAAGCCCATCACCTCTTTCACAGCGGCGATCTCAGCGCCGCCATGACAGCCCTGCTCGAAGGACTGACTCATGATCCGGATCATCTGCCCTCCTGCAGGCTGCTCACGCTCACGCTCCGGCAACTCGGCAGACACGCCTCTGCACGGATGTGGCTGGAGCATGCGGATCGGGTGATCCGGAAGCATCACACCCAGGGCACGATCCGACCCTTGGCCTGCAGCGATCAAGGCTTCCGCAACCGCCACCTGCGGCACTACTTCTGGCCCGGTCTGGAGTGTGAGGTCTGGACGGATCTGGCCATGGATGCAGCCGCCGGGTCGGATTGTCAGCAGGCCATGGATTGGCTGGCGCGCGCTCTCACGCTCCATCCCAACGACGCAACCGCCAGGGCAGCGATGGCCTCTCTGCAGATGGGCGTTGTGCCGGAGCGGTGGGCTTCGGGCCAGGGTCTGAGCGGCTCTGGAGCCGCGGGCGATGCCAGCATCGGAAGCCGACGCGCGGCCTGATGACCGACGGCATGCCCCCGGTGTTGATCGCCGCCTTCTACCGCTTTGCACCGCTGGGGACTGGTCGCCGGGCCTGGAAGCAGGAGTTGGAGGAGCTGGGCCGGCGGCAGGGCCTGAAGGGCACCCTGCTGCTGGCCGCGGAAGGGATCAACGGCACCGTGGCCGGGCCGGAGAGCGGCGTGGGCGAACTGCTGAAGACGCTTCAGGCCCGACCGGGGTTTGCCGATCTGCCGGTGCGCTTCAGCCGGGCGGACACGGCACCCTTTCATCGCTTCAAGGTGCGCCTCAAGCGGGAGATCGTGAGCATGGGCGCGCCCGCGCTGGACCCCCGCATCCGGGTGGGCCATTACGTGAGCCCCCACGACTGGGATGCTCTGATCGCGGATCCCGGCACCCTCGTGATCGACACCCGCAACGCCTACGAGGTGGCGGTGGGCAGTTTCGAGGGTGCGGTGGATCCCCACACCGCCAGCTTCCACGACTTCCCTAGCTGGGTGGAGCGCGAGTTGCGGCCGCTGGTGGCGCGGCAACGGCCGCAGCGTCTGGCCCTCTTCTGCACCGGCGGCATCCGCTGCGAGAAGGCCACCAGTCACCTGGTTGAGCAGGGGTTCAGCGAGGTGCATCATCTGCAGGGCGGCATCCTCCGCTATCTGGAGGAGCGGCCCGAGCAGGGCAGCCGCTGGCGGGGTGAGTGCTTCGTGTTTGATCAGCGGGTGGCCCTGAACCACCAGCTGGAGCCGGGCGAGCACAGCCTCTGCCATGCCTGTCGCATGCCGTTGAGCCCCGCCGACCGGCAGCTGCAGAGCTATGTGGAAGGGTTGAGCTGCCGCCACTGCATCGATCAGCGCAGCGCCGCCGACCGCCGCCGCTTCGGGGAGCGCCAGCAGCAGATGGTGCTGGCCGCAGCCCGGGGTGAGCCCCACATCGGCCGGGTCTTCCCGCAGGAGGGCTGAAGCGAGTGGCGGAGCTGCCGGTGCTCTACAGCTTCCGCCGCTGCCCCTACGCGCTGCGCGCCCGCCTGGCGCTGCTGGCGGCGGGGGTGGTGGTGGAGCTGCGCGAGGTGGCGCTGAAGGCCAAACCCGAGGCACTGCTCAAGGCGTCTCCGAAAGGAACCGTGCCGGTTCTGCTGCTGCCGGACGGGCAGGTGATCGAAGAGAGCCTGGAGGTGATGGGCTGGGCGCTCCACCAGGGCGATCCGCACGACTGGTGCCGCCGGGGCGATTCCGCCGCGCAGCAGGCCATGGCCAGCCTGATCGCCAGCAACGACGATCGCTTCAAGCCTCACCTCGACCGCTTCAAGTACGCCAGCCGCTATCCGGATGGCGCTGATCAGCGGGAGGAGCACCACCGGGCGGCGCTGACCGTGCTGCGCGAGTGGAACGCACGCCTGGCGCCGGGCGGCTGGCTGCTGGGGGATCGGCCCTGCCTGGCCGACTGGGCGCTGCTGCCCTTCGTGCGCCAGTTCCGCATCGCCGATCCCACCGACTTCGACGCACTGGCCGATCTGGCTCCCCTGCAGCAGTGGCTGGGGCGTTTTCTGGCCAGCCCGGAGCTGGCAGCCGTGATGACCAAACACGCGCCCTGGCAGCCCCCGGAGCCGGGACCGGCCTTCCCTGCCGGGAGCCGTCAACTGCGGCTGGCCCCCGGCGAGCGGCTACATCACCTGGCCCTGCCGGACGACTGGGAGCGGGCTCAAGCCAACGGGGAGTACCGCATCTCCACCCGCGGCCGCACCCTCGAGCAGGTGGGCTTCATCCATGCCTGCCGCGAGCACCAGCTCACCGCCACCCGCTGCCGCTTCTACAGCGATGCCGGACCCCTGCTGGAGCTGGTGATCGACCCGGCTCGGCTCTCCTGCCCGGTGCGTGAGGAGCCGCCGTCAGCGGGATCAGCCATCGACGAGGCCATGGCTGCCGGTAGAGAGCCGGAATGCTTCCCGCACATCTACGGCCCCCTGCCGCTGACGGCGGTGGACGCCGTGCGCCCCATCCCTCCCCCACATTGACGACAGCTTCCGCTATGGCCGCTTCCGCCGTTCCCTGGTTCTCGCTCACCTACCTCGATCGCCACAAACTGCGGGGTGAGGGCGACGCGCTGAGGGAGCCCTCCGGTCTGGCCCTCTGCCCCGACGGATCGGCCCTGTGGACGGTCAGCGACGACAGCCGCCATCTCGTGCTGATCGATCCGGAGGGACAACCCATCCCCGGTCGGAGCTTCCGCACCGGCGAAGAGGGGCTGGAAGCCCTGGCGCTGGACCCTGCCGGACGCATCCTCCACGCCGTGCAGGAAGACACCACCACCCTTCTGAGCCTTGATCTGGAGGATCAGCGGGTGGTGCAGCGGCAGCCGCTGGCGGCGATGGAGGGCTACGCCGCCGTTGCGGAGCTGTTCGAGCAGGGTCCGGCCAACAAGGGGCTGGAAGGGCTCAGCGTCCACAGCGGCAGCGGCGCCCTGTTCGCCCTCAAGGAGGGCCAGCCGCGACTGATGCTGGAGATCGCTCCCGACCTGAGCGCCATCCGCCACGTGCGGCGGCTCGGCCCGGGCCAGGGCTTCGTCGACAGCGTGATCTCCGATGCCGAACTGGATCTCTCCGGGCTCTGCCACCAGCCGGGCGGAGACCGGTTCTGGATCATCAGCGACCGGGCGAGCCGGCTGTTTCTCTACGACTGGCAGAACGATGCCGTGATCCAGAGCGCCCTGCTGGCCTATGGACGCCGCGGCGAACTGCACTGCATCGACAAAGCCGAAGGCGTGGCCGTCGACCCGCAGCGGCAGCGTCTGTATGTGGTGAGTGACAGTGAAGCCAGGCTGTACGTGTTCGACCTGCGCCACTGAGCGCTGTGCATTGCGATGCACCCACCCACAAGCGGTCGTTCTCCGCTGCGAGGGTCAGGGAGACTCCACCTCGATCACATTGCGGAACGGCCCCTGCTCCACCAGCTGGAAGGAACGGTGTCCGGAGAACAGCCAGGTGCGGCCCTGGGCATCGCGGTAAGGGCGCCGATCAGTGGTGGGGGCACCGGTGGGAGTGAACACCCAGAAGGGTTGATCCCCAGCCGAGAAGTCAATCCGCATCACCTCGCTGCCCTCCGGGACGGTGATCACGCAGGTCTGTCTCGTCTTGTTGAGCGAACAGGGCCTCTGGCTGATCCGCAGCCGGCCCAGCTGCTCAGCCGACAGTGGAGCGGAGCTGGCCGGGAGAGCGATGGAAGCAGCGAGAAGCAGCAGGCTGAGTGCAGGAGCAGCGGAGTTGCTCAAAGAGTGAGTTGGTGACTGTATTCTCCTCACCATAAATAGAAACCAGTGCTGACCTTGAGATTGCCAACAATCGTCGCTGTCATTGCCCTGGGCGGCGCTGTGATCAGCGGCGGTGCTTACACACTCATCGGCTCAGAAGTTGATGACGATGGCATCCTTCGCGAACCCTTCGTCCTCATCCCGATGGCCTATACGCTGACCGCTGTCTCAGGAGTGAGCGCCGCACTCAGCCTGGCGACAAGAAAGCGTTGAGAATCAGCATCCGCGACAGGATGACGGTGCGGAAGCAATGGACGAGTCCGCCTTGCATGCTCTTCACCCACCCGTGACGATGCAGGCACGGGGCACGGCGCCTGGTACGCAGTCAGGGAGTGGCTTATGTCGGGAAGGGTTCCCTCATTGGCCACTGAGCCCCTGATCGGTGCAGCCGTGCGCGGCAGCAGCGACGGGTGGAAAGTGACGGTGAAGCCAGGCTCAGGGGGTCGACCGAATCGACCTGCGCCACTGAGCTCTGCTCCAGCCCTCCCTCCGCGGCGACTCCATGGCCAACCTCTCCCTCCGCCAGGCCACGCCGGCGCTGGCTCTGATCGGCGGCCTGCTGCTGGCCGCCCCAGGCTCACCCGCCCGGGCGGCCACGCCCTCCCCCACCGCAGTGAGTCCGGCCGCCGACACCCAGGCGCTGAATCGGGCGCTGGCAGCGCTGCCCGGTCTGATCAGCACGGCGATGGAGCGCACCGGGCTGCCGGGCCTGGCCGTGGTGGTGGTGCACAACGATGAGGCCGTTCTCCTGCAGGGCTACGGGACTCGCCGGCTGGGCAGCGGCGAACCGGTGGATGCCGACACGGTGTTCCAGCTGGCCTCGCTCTCCAAGCCGGTGGCGAGCACGGTGATCGCCGCGGCGGTGGGCGACGGACTGATCGACTGGGATGAGCCCGTGATGCGGTGGCTGCCGGAGCTCAGGATCGGGTCAGCGGACGTGGCATCCCGGGTGACCCTGCGGGACCTGCTCTCGCACCGGAGCGGCCTGCCGGATCACGCCGGCGACGACCTGGAGGATCTCGGCTTCCCGCGCGACACGATCCTGCAGCGCCTGGCCGCGCTGGACACCGGCAACCGCTTCCGCGCGGCCTACGCCTACACCAACTTCGGCTTCGCGGCCGCCGGAGAAGCGGCTGCCCGAGCCGCCGGCATGAGCTGGGAGGAGCTCTCCGAGGAGCGCCTGTACCAACCCCTGGGGCTGCAGCGCACCAGCTCCCGCCATGCGGCCTTCGTCGCCGAGCCCAACCGCGCCTCCCTGCATCAGCGACTCGATGGCCGCTGGCAGGTGAGCGAAGGTCGTCAGCCGGATGCCCAGTCACCGGCCGGCGGCGTCAGCGCCTCGGCCCGCGATCTGGCCCGCTGGATGCGGCTCCATCTCAATGGCGGCACGCTGGACGGCCGGCGGATCGTGGCGGAGGCCGCCCTGGCGGAAAGCCACCGGCCCCAGGCGATCAGCCGGCCGCCACTGGACTCCGGCCGCGATCGGGCCGGCCTCTACGGCCTGGGCTGGAACGTGACGCATGACGGCGTCGCCCCGGTGCGCCTCAGCCACTCCGGTGCGTTCGCCCTGGGGGCGGCCACCGCCGTGACCCTGATCCCTGCCCGCGGGCTCGGCATCGCGGTGCTCAGCAACGGCACGCCCATGGGGGTGCCCGAGTCGGTGATCGCCTCGTTTCTCGACCTGGTGCTGCACGGCACCATCCGCCGGGATTACGCCGCCGCGATGGCGCCCGCCTTCGCCGCCTCGCTCGAGCCCGACTACGAGCCGGTGCGCGAGCCAGCCGCCACCGCCGAGCTGCCGCTCGAGCGGTACACGGGCACCTACCGCAACAGCTATGTCGGTGACGCCGTGGTGGAACGGGGGCCGGCCGGCCTGCAGCTGCGGCTGGGGCCGAAGGGCCGCCCCGCACCGCTCACCGCCCATGGCGGCCATCGCTTCTCGTACCAGCCCTGGGGCGAGAACGCCGGCGGGCCCAGTGCCGTGCGCTTCACGATCGGAGCCGACGGGCAGGCCAGCCGCGTCAGCATCGATGCGCTCGATGGCGCCGGCATGGGAACGCTGCAGCGGCTGCGCTCGCCATGAAAAAGGCCCCCGCGTGTGCGGGGGCCGGTCTACAGGCAGCCGGGTGATCCGGCCCTGGCAGTGGGGGTGGATCAGCCGATCGCCGGAGCGGTCAGGGCCACAGGCGTGGACTCGGCAGCAGCCAGGTCCAGCGGGAAGTTGTGAGCGTTGCGCTCGTGCATCACTTCCATGCCCAGGTTGGCGCGGTTCAGCACGTCAGCCCAGGTGTTCAGCACACGGCCCTGTCCATCAAGGATGGACTGGTTGAAGTTGAAGCCGTTCAGGTTGAACGCCATCGTGCTCACGCCAAGGGCGGTGAACCAGATGCCGATCACAGGCCAGGCAGCCAGGAAGAAGTGCAGGCTGCGGCTGTTGTTGAAGCTGGCGTATTGGAAGATCAGGCGACCGAAGTAACCGTGGGCAGCCACGATGTTGTAGGTCTCCTCTTCCTGTCCGAACTTGTAGCCATAGTTCTGGCTCTCGCTCTCGGTGGTCTCACGAACCAGCGAGGAGGTCACCAGCGAACCGTGCATGGCGGAGAACAGGCTGCCGCCGAACACACCCGCCACACCCAGCATGTGGAAGGGGTGCATCAGGATGTTGTGCTCAGCCTGGAACACCAGCATGAAGTTGAAGGTGCCGCTGATGCCGAGGGGCATGCCGTCGGAGAAGGAGCCCTGACCGAAGGGGTACACCAGGAACACGGCGCTGGCAGCAGCCACGGGGGCGCTGTAGGCGACGCAGATCCAGGGGCGCATGCCCAGGCGGTAGGAGAGTTCCCACTCACGGCCCATGTAGCAGAAGACGCCGATCAGGAAGTGGAAGACAACCAGCTGGTAAGGACCGCCGTTGTACAGCCACTCATCCAGAGAAGCGGCTTCCCAGATGGGGTAGAAGTGCAGGCCGATGGCGTTGCTCGAAGGCACAACAGCACCGGAGATGATGTTGTTGCCGTAAAGCAGCGAGCCGGCAACCGGCTCACGGATGCCGTCGATGTCGACGGGGGGTGCCGCGATGAAGGCGACGATGTAGCAGATGGTGGCGGCCAGCAGCGTGGGGATCATCAGCACACCGAACCAACCGACATACAGACGGTTGTTGGTGGAGGTGACCCATGCACAGAACTGGTCCCACACCGAAGCGCCGGAGCGCTGCTGAATGGTGGTGGTCATGAGGTCGTTGGAGGTGTCTCGCGTGACGAAAGAACCGC
It encodes the following:
- a CDS encoding glycosyltransferase produces the protein MDDGSSDASFAFLKTRGWTDSANGTRITHLRHETTQGISRSRRLGASRSCGDTLVFMDAHLSFPQPDLLNNVHRVLTSGDCDLLGIDCADSSSGISTAGFIYTSQHICHQAMAWLRAADGPLEGVSVPFVNGGFFAIRRACYDALQGFPDFIEGWGHEDRFLSTVAHYRGFRVRSYQQLQVWHPYKTTARGTAAQPAAAVNSAERMLMNSLRCGYILYDDTTFELVCEQLSADYGPAALNGGLSRLEHEKAALDEHLSAIGLTPCERNRQMALFFERYRPWLPMVDEALLQQARQLDPQAGLPLVQALPHVLPSLRPPESTDYSVARLFVEAHHLFHSGDLSAAMTALLEGLTHDPDHLPSCRLLTLTLRQLGRHASARMWLEHADRVIRKHHTQGTIRPLACSDQGFRNRHLRHYFWPGLECEVWTDLAMDAAAGSDCQQAMDWLARALTLHPNDATARAAMASLQMGVVPERWASGQGLSGSGAAGDASIGSRRAA
- a CDS encoding rhodanese-related sulfurtransferase, which translates into the protein MPPVLIAAFYRFAPLGTGRRAWKQELEELGRRQGLKGTLLLAAEGINGTVAGPESGVGELLKTLQARPGFADLPVRFSRADTAPFHRFKVRLKREIVSMGAPALDPRIRVGHYVSPHDWDALIADPGTLVIDTRNAYEVAVGSFEGAVDPHTASFHDFPSWVERELRPLVARQRPQRLALFCTGGIRCEKATSHLVEQGFSEVHHLQGGILRYLEERPEQGSRWRGECFVFDQRVALNHQLEPGEHSLCHACRMPLSPADRQLQSYVEGLSCRHCIDQRSAADRRRFGERQQQMVLAAARGEPHIGRVFPQEG
- a CDS encoding DUF952 domain-containing protein, whose translation is MAELPVLYSFRRCPYALRARLALLAAGVVVELREVALKAKPEALLKASPKGTVPVLLLPDGQVIEESLEVMGWALHQGDPHDWCRRGDSAAQQAMASLIASNDDRFKPHLDRFKYASRYPDGADQREEHHRAALTVLREWNARLAPGGWLLGDRPCLADWALLPFVRQFRIADPTDFDALADLAPLQQWLGRFLASPELAAVMTKHAPWQPPEPGPAFPAGSRQLRLAPGERLHHLALPDDWERAQANGEYRISTRGRTLEQVGFIHACREHQLTATRCRFYSDAGPLLELVIDPARLSCPVREEPPSAGSAIDEAMAAGREPECFPHIYGPLPLTAVDAVRPIPPPH
- a CDS encoding SdiA-regulated domain-containing protein, encoding MAASAVPWFSLTYLDRHKLRGEGDALREPSGLALCPDGSALWTVSDDSRHLVLIDPEGQPIPGRSFRTGEEGLEALALDPAGRILHAVQEDTTTLLSLDLEDQRVVQRQPLAAMEGYAAVAELFEQGPANKGLEGLSVHSGSGALFALKEGQPRLMLEIAPDLSAIRHVRRLGPGQGFVDSVISDAELDLSGLCHQPGGDRFWIISDRASRLFLYDWQNDAVIQSALLAYGRRGELHCIDKAEGVAVDPQRQRLYVVSDSEARLYVFDLRH
- a CDS encoding DUF3955 domain-containing protein, encoding MPTIVAVIALGGAVISGGAYTLIGSEVDDDGILREPFVLIPMAYTLTAVSGVSAALSLATRKR
- a CDS encoding serine hydrolase, with product MANLSLRQATPALALIGGLLLAAPGSPARAATPSPTAVSPAADTQALNRALAALPGLISTAMERTGLPGLAVVVVHNDEAVLLQGYGTRRLGSGEPVDADTVFQLASLSKPVASTVIAAAVGDGLIDWDEPVMRWLPELRIGSADVASRVTLRDLLSHRSGLPDHAGDDLEDLGFPRDTILQRLAALDTGNRFRAAYAYTNFGFAAAGEAAARAAGMSWEELSEERLYQPLGLQRTSSRHAAFVAEPNRASLHQRLDGRWQVSEGRQPDAQSPAGGVSASARDLARWMRLHLNGGTLDGRRIVAEAALAESHRPQAISRPPLDSGRDRAGLYGLGWNVTHDGVAPVRLSHSGAFALGAATAVTLIPARGLGIAVLSNGTPMGVPESVIASFLDLVLHGTIRRDYAAAMAPAFAASLEPDYEPVREPAATAELPLERYTGTYRNSYVGDAVVERGPAGLQLRLGPKGRPAPLTAHGGHRFSYQPWGENAGGPSAVRFTIGADGQASRVSIDALDGAGMGTLQRLRSP
- the psbA gene encoding photosystem II q(b) protein, with product MTTTIQQRSGASVWDQFCAWVTSTNNRLYVGWFGVLMIPTLLAATICYIVAFIAAPPVDIDGIREPVAGSLLYGNNIISGAVVPSSNAIGLHFYPIWEAASLDEWLYNGGPYQLVVFHFLIGVFCYMGREWELSYRLGMRPWICVAYSAPVAAASAVFLVYPFGQGSFSDGMPLGISGTFNFMLVFQAEHNILMHPFHMLGVAGVFGGSLFSAMHGSLVTSSLVRETTESESQNYGYKFGQEEETYNIVAAHGYFGRLIFQYASFNNSRSLHFFLAAWPVIGIWFTALGVSTMAFNLNGFNFNQSILDGQGRVLNTWADVLNRANLGMEVMHERNAHNFPLDLAAAESTPVALTAPAIG